A genome region from Oncorhynchus gorbuscha isolate QuinsamMale2020 ecotype Even-year linkage group LG26, OgorEven_v1.0, whole genome shotgun sequence includes the following:
- the mchr1b gene encoding melanin-concentrating hormone receptor 1 has product MDFKNVSNENWSQTSLPSYNSPESPAENDVPYHNVLMPSIFGVICFFGIIGNCIVIYTIVKKTKFRAQQTVPDIFIFSLSFVDLLFLLGMPFLIHQLLGNGSWCFGDIMCTVITALDCNSQIVSTYILTVMTLDRYLATVHPIRFNHVRTPCVAGAAVGLVWVLSLVSITPVWMYAGLMPRGDGSVGCALLLPNPATDTYWFTLYQFVMAFALPLVIICVVFFKILQNMSATVAPLPQRSLRVRTRKVTRMAVAICLAFFICWAPYYILQLAHLGVQRPSFAFLYVYNIAISMGYANSCVNPYLYILLSETFKRQFIVAIRPNNRVFGLNSVMADGSVSLRLAPECNHQSQSSRDLLVHNMLPVTVAVH; this is encoded by the exons ATGGACTTCAAAAATGTATCGAATGAGAACTGGTCTCAGACGTCTCTCCCATCATACAACTCACCCGAAAGTCCAGCAG AAAATGATGTGCCCTACCACAACGTCCTAATGCCCAGCATTTTCGGTGTCATCTGTTTCTTTGGGATTATTGGCAACTGCATTGTCATCTACACCATTGTGAAGAAGACCAAGTTCCGAGCCCAGCAGACAGTGCCGGACATCTTTATCTTCAGCTTGTCTTTTGtggacctcctcttcctcctgggcATGCCCTTCCTCATCCACCAGCTCCTGGGCAACGGTTCCTGGTGCTTTGGTGACATCATGTGCACGGTCATAACCGCCTTGGACTGCAACAGCCAGATAGTGAGCACCTACATCCTCACCGTCATGACTCTGGACCGCTACCTGGCCACGGTCCATCCCATCCGCTTCAACCATGTGCGCACACCCTGCGTGGCGGGGGCTGCGGTGGGTCTGGTGTGGGTGCTCTCCCTGGTCTCCATCACTCCTGTGTGGATGTATGCTGGCCTTATGCCCCGAGGGGACGGCTCAGTGGGCTGTGCCCTCCTGCTGCCCAATCCAGCCACTGACACCTACTGGTTTACCCTCTACCAGTTCGTGATGGCCTTCGCCCTGCCTCTGGTCATTATCTGCGTGGTGTTCTTCAAGATCCTTCAGAACATGTCTGCCACAGTGGCCCCCCTGCCCCAGCGCAGCTTGAGAGTACGTACACGTAAGGTGACCCGTATGGCtgtggctatatgcctggcctTCTTCATCTGCTGGGCTCCGTACTACATCCTGCAGCTGGCCCACCTGGGGGTTCAGAGGCCCAGCTTTGCCTTCCTCTATGTCTACAACATTGCCATCAGCATGGGTTACGCTAACAGCTGCGTCAACCCATATCTCTATATTTTGCTGAGTGAGACCTTTAAGAGGCAGTTCATTGTGGCCATCCGGCCGAACAATCGGGTCTTTGGGTTGAACTCTGTCATGGCTGACGGTAGTGTGAGTCTGAGACTGGCCCCAGAGTGTAATCATCAGTCTCAGTCCTCCAGAGACCT